In Micromonospora sp. NBC_01813, the following are encoded in one genomic region:
- a CDS encoding 3'(2'),5'-bisphosphate nucleotidase CysQ yields MSTPPVTDAAFARWLAGRAGESLLQVREELGYADPTALKTAGDKVAHDLLRTELARWRPADAVLSEEDDGSRQALPDPDNAAATAGPSRLTADRVWIIDPLDGTREFSEEGRSDWAVHVALWSRQGSTPHRLVAGAVGLPAQHRTISTEYPPPYPPMPTPGTSGGAIRLAASRSRPPAFVTALAEEIGAELVPMGSAGAKIAAVIAGDADAYVHAGGQYEWDSAAPVAVATATGLHASRIDGSALQYNEANPRLPDLVVCRRDLASKLLAALRRHLQVS; encoded by the coding sequence ATGAGCACGCCGCCGGTAACCGACGCCGCATTCGCCCGATGGCTCGCCGGCCGTGCCGGCGAGTCGTTGCTCCAGGTCCGCGAGGAGCTGGGGTACGCCGACCCGACCGCACTGAAGACAGCCGGTGACAAGGTCGCCCACGATCTGCTCCGTACCGAGTTGGCCCGCTGGCGCCCGGCGGACGCGGTGCTCTCCGAGGAGGACGACGGCTCCCGCCAGGCGCTGCCCGACCCGGACAATGCCGCCGCGACCGCGGGACCGTCGCGGCTCACCGCCGACCGGGTGTGGATCATCGACCCGCTCGACGGCACCCGGGAGTTCTCCGAGGAGGGCCGCTCCGACTGGGCCGTGCACGTGGCGCTCTGGTCCCGGCAGGGCTCCACCCCGCACCGCCTCGTCGCCGGCGCGGTCGGGCTGCCCGCCCAGCACCGCACGATCAGCACCGAGTATCCGCCGCCGTACCCGCCGATGCCGACCCCCGGGACCAGCGGCGGTGCCATCCGGCTGGCCGCCAGCCGCAGCCGCCCCCCGGCGTTCGTCACCGCGTTGGCCGAAGAGATCGGCGCCGAGCTGGTGCCGATGGGCTCGGCCGGCGCCAAGATCGCCGCGGTGATCGCCGGGGACGCCGACGCCTACGTGCACGCCGGCGGCCAGTACGAGTGGGACTCGGCCGCACCGGTGGCCGTGGCGACCGCCACCGGGCTGCACGCTTCCCGGATCGACGGATCCGCGCTGCAATACAACGAGGCCAACCCGCGGCTGCCAGATCTGGTGGTATGTCGACGGGATCTTGCCAGCAAACTGCTCGCAGCGTTGCGGCGGCATCTGCAGGTATCCTGA
- a CDS encoding YihY/virulence factor BrkB family protein: MNLLGRLVAGVTGGLDRARRRSARFDHLWRAGERYNEVFGGRLAAAIAYYGFFAVFALGLVAYWVFGAIIEGNEEISEAVADFLQQNLPFLDLTQIQENSGRVGVAGLVLLALTGIGWVEAIRSSQRLIHRLNQQPGYFGVRQAVDLGVLVGVFLLLGISVGAVDALRSLLRWVLGEQSVAAAVASVLLGIVINMVLAAALLVAVPRLHMPARRLVTPIIVVALGITVLNSAGRFYVGRFERNPAYTVVAGAVGLLIYLYLLNQLLLFGAALAATSRHGRVVDIMKRRRPSVASAPPVGPVQPAEDPGSAPEGVNNAKGTEPAGSGRDDRSRGGTSHA; this comes from the coding sequence GTGAACCTTCTCGGCCGGCTCGTCGCCGGTGTCACCGGCGGGCTGGACCGGGCCCGGCGACGGTCCGCGCGCTTCGACCACCTGTGGCGGGCCGGCGAACGGTACAACGAGGTGTTCGGTGGGCGGCTCGCCGCAGCGATCGCGTACTACGGGTTCTTCGCCGTCTTCGCCCTCGGCCTGGTCGCCTACTGGGTCTTCGGCGCGATCATCGAAGGCAACGAGGAGATCAGCGAGGCGGTCGCCGACTTCCTGCAGCAGAACCTGCCGTTTCTCGACCTGACCCAGATCCAGGAGAACAGCGGCCGGGTCGGGGTGGCCGGTCTGGTGCTGCTCGCGTTGACCGGCATCGGCTGGGTGGAGGCGATCCGCTCGTCGCAGCGGCTCATCCACCGGCTCAACCAGCAACCCGGCTACTTCGGTGTCCGGCAGGCCGTCGACCTCGGCGTACTGGTCGGGGTGTTTCTGCTGCTCGGCATCTCGGTCGGCGCGGTGGACGCGCTGCGGTCGCTGCTGCGTTGGGTGCTCGGCGAGCAATCGGTCGCCGCCGCCGTCGCCAGCGTGCTGCTCGGCATCGTGATCAACATGGTGCTGGCGGCGGCGTTGCTGGTCGCGGTGCCCCGGCTGCACATGCCGGCCCGCCGGCTGGTCACCCCGATCATCGTGGTGGCGCTGGGGATCACCGTGCTCAACTCGGCTGGGCGCTTCTACGTCGGCCGGTTCGAGCGCAATCCGGCGTACACCGTCGTGGCCGGCGCGGTCGGTCTGCTGATCTACCTGTACCTGCTCAACCAGTTGCTGCTGTTCGGCGCGGCGCTGGCCGCGACCAGCCGGCACGGCCGGGTCGTCGACATCATGAAGCGCCGACGGCCCAGCGTCGCGTCCGCCCCGCCGGTCGGGCCGGTCCAGCCGGCCGAGGATCCCGGGTCAGCGCCAGAAGGAGTAAATAACGCAAAAGGCACCGAGCCGGCCGGGTCGGGCCGCGATGATCGGTCGCGTGGGGGCACTAGTCACGCTTGA
- the trpS gene encoding tryptophan--tRNA ligase: MSEPTSRPRVLSGIQPTADSFHLGNYLGAVRNWVAMQDTHDTFYCVVDLHAITAGHDPAVLRQRTRVAAAQLLAAGLDPDRCTLFVQSQVPQHAQLGWVLSCITGFGEANRMTQFKDKSVKQGAERASVGLFTYPVLQAADILLYQADAVPVGEDQRQHLELTRDLAQRFNSLFGATFTVPAPFIVKATAKILDLQDPTAKMSKSASSPAGIIDLLEEPARSAKKIRSAVTDTGREIIYDPESKPGISNLLTIYAALTGRTLDELTAAYQGKGYGDLKKDLAEVVVEFVRPIQERTRGYLDDPAQLDKILAIGGEKARAVAAATLAAVYERVGFLPPAGNR; this comes from the coding sequence ATGTCCGAGCCCACCTCCCGCCCCAGGGTGCTCTCCGGTATCCAACCCACCGCCGACTCGTTCCACCTCGGCAACTACCTGGGTGCGGTGCGCAACTGGGTGGCGATGCAGGACACCCACGACACCTTCTACTGCGTCGTCGACCTGCACGCGATCACCGCCGGCCATGACCCGGCGGTGTTGCGCCAGCGGACCCGGGTGGCCGCCGCGCAGTTGCTGGCCGCCGGGCTCGACCCGGACCGGTGCACGCTGTTCGTCCAGTCGCAGGTGCCGCAGCACGCCCAGTTGGGCTGGGTGCTGAGCTGCATCACCGGGTTCGGCGAAGCCAACCGGATGACCCAGTTCAAGGACAAGTCCGTCAAGCAGGGCGCCGAGCGGGCCAGTGTCGGGCTGTTCACCTACCCGGTGCTGCAGGCCGCCGACATCCTGCTCTACCAGGCCGACGCCGTCCCGGTCGGCGAGGACCAGCGGCAGCACCTGGAGCTCACCCGCGACCTGGCACAGCGGTTCAACTCGCTGTTCGGCGCGACCTTCACCGTGCCCGCCCCGTTCATCGTCAAGGCCACCGCGAAGATTCTCGACCTGCAGGACCCGACGGCCAAGATGTCGAAGTCGGCGTCGTCGCCGGCCGGCATCATCGACCTGCTGGAAGAGCCGGCACGCTCGGCGAAGAAGATCCGCTCGGCGGTCACCGACACCGGCCGGGAGATCATCTACGATCCGGAGAGCAAGCCCGGCATCAGCAACCTGCTCACCATCTACGCCGCACTCACCGGCCGTACGCTCGACGAGCTGACCGCCGCGTACCAGGGCAAAGGCTACGGTGACCTGAAGAAGGACCTGGCGGAGGTCGTGGTGGAGTTCGTCCGGCCGATCCAGGAGCGCACCCGCGGCTACCTCGACGACCCCGCCCAGCTCGACAAGATACTGGCGATCGGTGGCGAGAAGGCCCGCGCCGTCGCCGCTGCGACCCTGGCCGCCGTCTACGAACGGGTCGGGTTCCTGCCGCCGGCGGGGAACCGCTGA
- the galE gene encoding UDP-glucose 4-epimerase GalE produces the protein MECRPGWSGGKEEATVKLLVTGGAGYIGSVVTRLLIDAGHEVVVLDDLRTGHRVAIAPDATFVEAPVHEVASVLTPQAGFDGVLHFAALIAAGESVAHPEWYWHNNVVGSLALIDAARAAGVRRFVFSSTAAVYGNPTELPITEQATKAPTNPYGATKLAVDMALTGEATAHGLAAVSLRYFNVAGAYLRSDGTALGERHEPESHLIPIALEVAAGRREKLQLFGDDYPTPDGTCVRDYIHVEDLARAHLLALDAATAGEHRIYNLGNGNGFSNREVVEVVRQVTGHPVPVEMSPRRAGDPATLVASSRRAHDELGWRPAKPTLAEMVADAWAFLPHRQARP, from the coding sequence ATGGAATGCAGGCCGGGATGGTCCGGCGGGAAGGAAGAAGCGACTGTGAAACTCCTGGTAACCGGGGGCGCGGGGTACATCGGCAGTGTGGTGACCCGGCTGCTGATCGACGCCGGGCACGAGGTGGTGGTGCTGGACGACCTGCGTACCGGACACCGGGTCGCGATCGCCCCCGACGCGACGTTCGTCGAGGCCCCCGTGCACGAGGTGGCGAGCGTGCTGACCCCGCAGGCCGGCTTCGACGGGGTGCTGCACTTCGCCGCCCTGATCGCCGCCGGCGAGTCGGTCGCCCACCCCGAGTGGTACTGGCACAACAACGTCGTCGGCTCGCTGGCGCTGATCGACGCCGCCCGCGCCGCCGGCGTACGCCGCTTCGTCTTCTCCTCCACCGCCGCGGTCTACGGCAACCCGACCGAACTGCCCATCACCGAACAGGCGACCAAGGCCCCGACCAATCCGTACGGGGCGACGAAGCTCGCCGTGGACATGGCGTTGACCGGCGAGGCGACCGCCCACGGGCTGGCCGCGGTGTCGCTGCGCTACTTCAACGTCGCCGGGGCGTACCTGCGGTCCGACGGCACCGCGCTCGGTGAGCGGCACGAGCCGGAGAGCCACCTGATCCCGATCGCGCTCGAAGTGGCCGCCGGCCGCCGGGAGAAGCTGCAGCTGTTCGGCGACGACTACCCGACGCCCGACGGCACCTGCGTACGCGACTACATCCACGTCGAGGACCTGGCCCGGGCGCACCTGCTCGCTCTCGACGCGGCGACCGCCGGCGAGCACCGGATCTACAACCTGGGCAACGGCAACGGCTTCTCCAACCGCGAGGTGGTCGAGGTGGTCCGCCAGGTCACCGGGCACCCGGTGCCGGTGGAGATGTCGCCCCGGCGCGCCGGCGACCCGGCCACCCTGGTCGCCTCCTCCCGCCGGGCACACGACGAACTCGGCTGGCGGCCGGCGAAGCCGACCCTGGCCGAGATGGTCGCCGACGCGTGGGCGTTCCTGCCGCACCGGCAGGCCCGGCCATGA
- a CDS encoding sulfate adenylyltransferase subunit 1: MTAETTDAPAARAMDLLRFATAGSVDDGKSTLIGRLLYDTKSLFTDQLEAVEAVSAARGDEYTNLALLTDGLRAEREQGITIDVAYRYFATPRRKFIIADTPGHIQYTRNMVTGASTADLALILVDARKGLVEQSRRHAFLCSLLRVPHLVLCVNKMDLVDWDQSVFESIADEFTTFAAKLEAPDLSVIPISALNGDNIATRSEKTPWYEGPSLLHHLEHVHIASDRNLVDVRFPVQYVIRPQSTVVTDYRGYAGQVASGVLKPGDEIMVLPSGLTSTIASIETADGPVAEAFPPMSVTVRLTDELDISRGDLICRPHNAPTPAQDIEAMICWMDETRPLQVGAKYSIKHTTRTARAVVRSVQYLLDVNTLHRDESAGQLGLNDIGRVKFRTTVPLLTDEYRRNRTTGGFILVDESTNRTAAAGMIIEAG; this comes from the coding sequence GTGACGGCTGAGACCACTGACGCCCCTGCTGCCCGGGCTATGGACCTGCTGCGGTTCGCCACCGCCGGCAGTGTCGACGACGGCAAGTCGACCCTGATCGGCCGGCTGCTCTACGACACCAAGTCGCTCTTCACCGACCAGCTGGAAGCGGTCGAGGCGGTCAGCGCGGCCCGGGGTGACGAGTACACCAACCTGGCGCTGCTCACCGACGGACTGCGGGCCGAGCGGGAGCAGGGCATCACCATCGACGTGGCGTACCGCTACTTCGCCACCCCCCGGCGCAAGTTCATCATCGCCGACACCCCCGGGCACATCCAGTACACCCGCAACATGGTCACCGGGGCCTCCACGGCGGATCTGGCGCTGATCCTGGTCGACGCCCGCAAGGGTCTGGTCGAGCAGTCCCGCCGGCACGCGTTTCTCTGCTCGCTGCTGCGGGTGCCGCACCTGGTGCTCTGCGTCAACAAGATGGACCTGGTCGACTGGGACCAGTCGGTGTTCGAGTCGATCGCCGACGAGTTCACCACGTTCGCCGCCAAGCTGGAGGCGCCCGACCTGTCGGTGATCCCGATCTCCGCGCTCAACGGCGACAACATCGCCACCCGGTCGGAGAAGACCCCGTGGTACGAAGGCCCGTCGCTGCTGCACCACCTGGAGCACGTACACATCGCCTCCGACCGCAACCTGGTCGACGTGCGGTTCCCGGTGCAGTACGTGATCCGCCCGCAGTCGACCGTGGTCACCGACTACCGCGGCTACGCCGGGCAGGTCGCCTCCGGCGTGCTCAAGCCCGGCGACGAGATCATGGTGTTGCCGTCCGGGCTGACCAGCACGATCGCCAGCATCGAGACCGCCGACGGGCCGGTCGCCGAGGCGTTCCCGCCGATGTCGGTGACGGTCCGGCTCACCGACGAGCTGGACATCTCCCGTGGCGACCTGATCTGCCGGCCGCACAACGCGCCCACCCCGGCCCAGGACATCGAGGCGATGATCTGCTGGATGGACGAGACACGGCCGCTGCAGGTCGGTGCCAAGTACTCGATCAAGCACACCACCCGTACCGCCCGGGCGGTGGTCCGCAGCGTGCAGTACCTGCTGGACGTCAACACCCTGCACCGTGACGAGTCGGCCGGCCAGCTCGGCCTCAACGACATCGGCCGGGTGAAGTTCCGGACCACGGTGCCGTTGCTGACCGACGAGTACCGGCGTAACCGCACCACCGGCGGATTCATCCTGGTCGACGAGTCGACCAACCGGACGGCCGCCGCCGGCATGATCATCGAAGCCGGCTGA
- a CDS encoding 2'-5' RNA ligase family protein — MTVALIGVPPEPGQLRIGVAIDVPQPWGEELTRRRAEAGDPAAEFVPAHITLLSPTNIAETHLPLVEAHLAAVAAAHPPYPLHLRGTGTFRPITDVVFVAVAAGISECESLATAIGEADQLVRESRFAYHPHVTVAHDVPTEALDKVYDDLAGFEAAFDVDSFTLFSHNGEGRWRPYRDFPLGG, encoded by the coding sequence CTGACCGTGGCGCTCATCGGTGTGCCGCCGGAGCCGGGGCAGCTGCGGATCGGGGTCGCCATCGACGTTCCGCAGCCGTGGGGCGAGGAGTTGACCCGCCGCCGAGCCGAAGCCGGCGACCCGGCGGCGGAGTTCGTGCCGGCGCACATCACCCTGCTCAGCCCGACCAACATCGCCGAGACCCACCTGCCGCTGGTCGAGGCGCACCTGGCCGCCGTGGCCGCCGCCCACCCGCCGTACCCGCTGCACCTGCGCGGCACCGGCACGTTCCGGCCGATCACCGACGTGGTCTTCGTCGCGGTGGCCGCCGGGATCAGCGAATGCGAGTCGCTCGCCACCGCGATCGGCGAGGCCGACCAGTTGGTACGCGAGAGCCGGTTCGCGTACCACCCGCACGTCACCGTGGCCCACGACGTACCGACCGAGGCGCTGGACAAGGTCTACGACGACCTCGCCGGGTTCGAGGCGGCGTTCGACGTCGACTCGTTCACCCTCTTCTCGCACAACGGCGAAGGGCGCTGGCGTCCCTACCGGGACTTCCCGCTCGGCGGCTGA
- the pth gene encoding aminoacyl-tRNA hydrolase gives MVETTPWLVVGLGNPGKEYARNRHNVGFMVAELLAGRVGARLSRHRRAAAETAEGHLGPGGPKLVLAKPLTFMNLSGGPVASLAQFYKIPIERIVAVHDELDIDYGRLRVKQGGGEGGHNGLRSMSRSLGGKDYLRVRFGIGRPPGRQDPADYVLSDFSTTERKELEFLVDQAADLVEALVVRGLEWTQNQYHST, from the coding sequence GTGGTGGAAACGACACCGTGGCTGGTGGTCGGGCTCGGTAACCCCGGCAAGGAGTACGCCCGGAACCGGCACAACGTCGGCTTCATGGTCGCGGAGCTGCTCGCCGGTCGGGTGGGTGCCCGGCTGAGTCGGCATCGGCGGGCGGCGGCGGAAACCGCCGAGGGGCACCTCGGCCCGGGGGGGCCGAAACTGGTGCTCGCCAAACCGCTGACCTTCATGAACCTGTCCGGCGGCCCGGTGGCCTCGCTGGCGCAGTTCTACAAGATTCCGATCGAGCGGATCGTCGCGGTTCACGACGAGCTCGATATCGACTACGGTCGGCTGCGGGTGAAGCAGGGCGGCGGCGAAGGTGGCCACAACGGTCTGCGGTCCATGTCGAGGTCACTGGGCGGCAAGGACTACCTGCGGGTCAGGTTCGGCATCGGGCGACCGCCCGGACGACAGGATCCGGCCGACTACGTTTTGTCAGATTTCTCGACAACTGAACGTAAGGAACTCGAGTTTCTCGTCGATCAAGCCGCTGACCTCGTGGAAGCGCTGGTCGTTCGAGGGCTCGAGTGGACCCAGAACCAATACCACAGCACCTGA
- the cysD gene encoding sulfate adenylyltransferase subunit CysD, which yields MSATTAYRVSHLDALESESIFVMREVVAELERPVLLFSGGKDSIVMLRLAQKAFAPARIPFPVMHVDTGHNFPEVLDYRDRRVDELGLQLVVASVQEAIESGTVHESPDGMRNRIQTPVLLAAVEKYRFDALFGGARRDEEKARAKERVFSFRDEFGQWDPKNQRPELWSLYNGRHHPGESIRIFPLSNWTELDVWHYIAREQIALPSIYFAHEREVIERDGMLYAVNEFITPRSGETPFIAQVRYRTVGDASCTAAVSSPADTVDKVIDEVAATRITERGATRGDDRVSEAAMEDRKREGYF from the coding sequence ATGAGTGCCACCACCGCCTACCGCGTCTCCCATCTCGACGCGCTGGAGTCGGAGAGCATCTTCGTCATGCGCGAGGTCGTCGCCGAGCTGGAGCGCCCGGTGCTGCTCTTCTCCGGCGGCAAGGACTCGATCGTGATGCTGCGCCTGGCGCAGAAGGCGTTCGCTCCGGCCCGGATCCCGTTCCCGGTGATGCACGTCGACACCGGGCACAACTTCCCCGAGGTGCTCGACTACCGCGACCGCCGGGTCGACGAGCTCGGCCTGCAGTTGGTCGTCGCCAGCGTGCAGGAGGCAATCGAGTCGGGCACGGTGCACGAGTCGCCCGACGGCATGCGTAACCGGATCCAGACTCCGGTGCTGTTGGCCGCGGTCGAGAAGTACCGGTTCGACGCCCTGTTCGGCGGTGCCCGCCGGGACGAGGAGAAGGCCCGGGCCAAGGAGCGGGTCTTCTCGTTCCGCGACGAGTTCGGCCAGTGGGATCCGAAGAACCAGCGGCCGGAGCTGTGGTCGCTGTACAACGGCCGGCACCACCCGGGCGAATCGATCCGGATCTTCCCGCTGTCCAACTGGACCGAGCTGGACGTCTGGCACTACATCGCCCGCGAGCAGATCGCGCTGCCGTCGATCTACTTCGCCCACGAGCGCGAGGTGATCGAACGCGACGGCATGCTGTACGCCGTGAACGAGTTCATCACCCCCCGCTCCGGCGAGACACCGTTCATCGCCCAGGTGCGTTACCGCACCGTCGGGGACGCCTCCTGCACGGCGGCGGTCAGCTCCCCGGCTGACACCGTCGACAAGGTGATCGACGAGGTCGCCGCCACCCGGATCACCGAGCGCGGGGCGACCCGCGGCGACGACCGGGTCAGCGAGGCCGCCATGGAGGACCGCAAGCGGGAGGGCTACTTCTGA
- a CDS encoding glycoside hydrolase family 13 protein: MDPAQANPRTARDDWWRTAAVYQVYVRSFADSDGDGIGDLQGIRSRLPYLRDLGVDALWLTPFYRSPMVDGGYDVADYREVDPMFGDLTDFDEMITDAHALGLRIIVDIVPNHTSDVHPWFVAALAAAPGSAERDRYMFRDGRGADGAEPPNDWESIFGGPAWTRLPDGQWYLHLFDPAQPDLNWRHPEVRAEFEQVLRFWLDRGVDGFRIDVAHGMIKADGLPDIGWTSASGRRQIELLGKGRLPYFDQDEVHDIYRAWRPILDSYPGGRMAVAEAWAETPQRLARYIGPDELHQAFNFDFLDATWSADSFHKVIDSALAEATIVGAPTTWVLSNHDKQRHVTRYGDGEIGLRRARAAALLMFALPGSTYLYQGEELGLPEVLDLPDHLRQDPAFSRTGRSRDGCRVPLPWSGDAPPYGFGPAGSVESWLPAPLGWAPLTAQAQAGDPDSTLELYRRALAIRAEHPALRDAPAGDGTGLTWLETEPGVLAFQRGADTGSADTGSGADAAGLVCVVNLSGAPVTIPGYGAVLIASAPVPTGPDGAAVLPVDAAAWFALR, translated from the coding sequence ATCGATCCTGCCCAGGCCAACCCCCGCACCGCCCGGGACGACTGGTGGCGCACCGCCGCCGTCTACCAGGTGTACGTGCGCAGCTTCGCCGACTCCGACGGCGACGGCATCGGTGACCTGCAGGGCATCCGCAGCCGCCTGCCGTACCTGCGGGACCTCGGCGTCGACGCGCTCTGGCTGACGCCGTTCTACCGCTCCCCGATGGTCGACGGCGGCTACGACGTCGCCGACTACCGCGAGGTCGACCCGATGTTCGGCGACCTCACCGACTTCGACGAGATGATCACCGACGCGCACGCGCTCGGCCTGCGGATCATCGTCGACATCGTGCCGAACCACACGTCCGACGTACACCCGTGGTTTGTCGCGGCGCTCGCCGCCGCGCCTGGGTCGGCGGAGCGCGACCGGTACATGTTCCGCGACGGCCGGGGTGCCGACGGCGCGGAGCCACCGAACGACTGGGAGTCGATCTTCGGCGGGCCGGCCTGGACCCGGCTGCCCGACGGCCAGTGGTACCTGCACCTGTTCGACCCGGCGCAACCCGACCTCAACTGGCGGCACCCCGAGGTCCGGGCCGAGTTCGAGCAGGTGCTGCGCTTCTGGCTCGATCGCGGCGTCGACGGGTTCCGGATCGACGTCGCCCACGGGATGATCAAAGCCGACGGGCTGCCGGACATCGGCTGGACCTCGGCCAGCGGCCGCCGCCAGATCGAACTGCTCGGCAAGGGCCGGCTGCCGTACTTCGACCAGGACGAAGTACACGATATCTACCGCGCCTGGCGGCCGATCCTGGACAGCTACCCAGGCGGGCGGATGGCGGTCGCCGAAGCGTGGGCGGAAACCCCGCAGCGGCTGGCCCGCTACATCGGCCCCGACGAGCTGCACCAGGCGTTCAACTTCGACTTTCTCGACGCCACCTGGTCGGCCGACTCGTTCCACAAGGTGATCGACAGCGCGCTCGCCGAAGCGACGATCGTCGGCGCGCCGACCACCTGGGTGCTGTCCAACCACGACAAACAACGGCACGTCACCCGGTACGGCGACGGCGAAATCGGGCTGCGCCGGGCCCGCGCCGCCGCGCTGCTGATGTTCGCCCTGCCCGGCAGCACCTACCTCTACCAAGGTGAGGAACTGGGCCTGCCCGAGGTGCTCGACCTGCCCGACCACTTGCGGCAGGACCCGGCGTTCAGCCGCACCGGGCGCAGCCGCGACGGCTGCCGGGTGCCGCTGCCGTGGAGCGGCGACGCCCCGCCGTACGGCTTCGGCCCAGCCGGCTCGGTCGAATCCTGGCTGCCGGCCCCGCTCGGCTGGGCGCCGCTTACCGCGCAGGCCCAGGCCGGCGACCCGGACTCGACGCTGGAGCTGTACCGGCGGGCCCTGGCGATCCGGGCCGAGCATCCGGCGCTGCGCGACGCCCCAGCCGGCGACGGCACCGGGCTGACCTGGTTGGAGACCGAGCCGGGCGTGCTGGCGTTCCAACGCGGTGCCGACACCGGATCCGCCGACACCGGATCCGGCGCTGACGCGGCCGGGCTGGTCTGTGTGGTCAACCTCAGCGGCGCGCCGGTCACCATCCCCGGGTACGGCGCCGTACTGATCGCCAGCGCTCCGGTGCCGACCGGGCCGGACGGGGCAGCCGTTCTGCCAGTCGACGCCGCCGCCTGGTTCGCGTTGCGCTGA
- the galK gene encoding galactokinase, protein MTGATNGGPVGQVVRRAGDGFEQRYGGPPAGVWAAPGRVNLIGEHTDYNDGFVLPFALPHRTVVAASTAADDSWTVWSEQSGEQIVISAADVARPGAVDGWGGYVAGVIWALREAGFAVPAARLAIASDVPLGAGLSSSAALEAAVLTALVDLGGIGTDRLPVDQRPVLAQRAENGYVGVPSGIMDQSASIRCRAGHALFLDCRSLQVEQIPFDLATAGLAILVVDSQAPHRHVSGEYAARRATCEQAAAVLGVPALRDVPVDALPAALNRLPDDTMRRRVRHIVTENQRVLDTVALLHTGRVREIGPLLTASHASMRDDFEITVPEVDVAVGAALGAGAYGARMTGGGFGGCVLALVDADAAGQVAAAVDKAYADNGFTAPVCFTALPCAGAERIH, encoded by the coding sequence ATGACCGGGGCCACCAACGGCGGGCCGGTCGGCCAGGTCGTCCGCCGCGCCGGTGACGGCTTCGAGCAGCGGTACGGCGGCCCGCCGGCCGGGGTCTGGGCCGCCCCCGGCCGGGTGAACCTGATCGGCGAACACACCGACTACAACGACGGCTTCGTGCTGCCGTTCGCCCTGCCACACCGCACCGTCGTCGCGGCCAGCACAGCCGCAGATGACAGCTGGACCGTCTGGTCGGAGCAGTCCGGCGAGCAGATCGTGATCAGTGCCGCCGACGTGGCCCGACCCGGGGCCGTCGACGGCTGGGGCGGCTACGTCGCCGGGGTGATCTGGGCGCTACGGGAAGCCGGCTTCGCCGTACCCGCCGCCCGGCTGGCGATCGCCTCCGACGTACCACTCGGGGCCGGTCTGTCGTCGTCGGCGGCGCTGGAGGCGGCGGTGCTGACCGCCCTGGTCGACCTCGGCGGCATCGGTACGGACCGGCTGCCGGTCGACCAGCGGCCGGTGCTCGCCCAGCGGGCCGAGAACGGCTACGTCGGCGTGCCGTCCGGGATCATGGACCAGTCGGCGTCGATCCGCTGCCGCGCCGGACACGCGCTGTTCCTGGACTGCCGCTCCCTGCAGGTGGAGCAGATCCCGTTCGACCTGGCCACCGCCGGGTTGGCGATCCTGGTCGTCGACAGCCAGGCCCCGCACCGGCACGTCTCCGGCGAGTACGCCGCCCGCCGGGCCACCTGCGAGCAGGCGGCGGCGGTGCTCGGCGTGCCGGCGCTGCGCGACGTGCCGGTCGACGCGCTGCCGGCCGCGCTCAACCGGCTGCCCGACGACACGATGCGCCGCCGGGTCCGGCACATCGTCACCGAGAACCAGCGGGTGCTCGACACCGTCGCGCTGCTGCACACCGGTCGGGTACGCGAGATCGGGCCGCTGCTGACCGCGTCGCACGCGTCGATGCGCGACGACTTCGAGATCACCGTGCCGGAGGTGGACGTCGCGGTCGGCGCGGCGCTCGGCGCCGGAGCGTACGGTGCCCGGATGACCGGCGGCGGCTTCGGTGGCTGCGTGTTGGCGCTGGTCGACGCGGATGCCGCCGGGCAGGTGGCGGCCGCGGTCGACAAGGCGTACGCCGACAATGGATTCACCGCGCCGGTGTGCTTCACCGCCCTGCCCTGTGCTGGAGCCGAGCGGATCCACTAA